One part of the Clostridium thermosuccinogenes genome encodes these proteins:
- a CDS encoding IS30 family transposase, with protein sequence MRGFKHLSQEERNIIEQRLISRKSFKSIARELGKDPTTISKEVKNHIQFRKTGCYGRVFNDCKHRIGCPVKHLCGSLRCSRYCRACKSRMCSSLCHEYQQEICPKLSKPPYVCNGCEDKQSCTLEKRIYSATHAQREYETVRSECRQGLQITEEEAIRLDSIISPLLIKGQSLHHICINHADEIMLDERTLYNYVDKGIFTAKNIDMPRVVRMGRRKKGKDQFKVDKKCRIGRTYQDFLKFMQEHPDLPVVEMDTVIGRIGGKVLLTLHFTVPQLMLAFIRDANTSQSVIDIFDQLYLELGPDTFRKLFPVLLCDNGSEFSNPSAIEFDSHGQRRTCVFYCNPLAPYQKGAAENNHALIRRIIPKGTSLDEFTQRDITLMMNHINSYSRLNLGDKTPYWAFGLLYGEEILRRMNVELIPTDNVTLHSSLLKK encoded by the coding sequence ATGCGTGGCTTTAAACATTTGAGTCAGGAAGAAAGAAATATAATTGAACAAAGGTTAATCAGCAGGAAATCATTCAAAAGCATAGCACGCGAGCTTGGAAAGGACCCAACCACGATATCCAAGGAAGTGAAGAACCATATCCAATTTAGGAAAACCGGCTGTTATGGAAGAGTGTTCAATGATTGTAAACATCGTATTGGTTGCCCTGTTAAGCATCTTTGCGGCAGTTTGCGTTGTAGCCGTTATTGTCGCGCTTGCAAGTCTCGCATGTGTTCATCACTATGTCATGAGTATCAACAGGAAATTTGTCCCAAGCTTTCGAAGCCGCCCTATGTTTGTAATGGTTGTGAAGACAAACAGTCTTGTACATTAGAGAAGAGGATTTATTCTGCAACACATGCACAAAGAGAATACGAGACAGTACGCTCTGAGTGCCGTCAGGGTTTACAAATCACTGAAGAAGAAGCGATAAGATTGGATTCCATTATTAGCCCGCTGCTAATTAAAGGCCAGTCACTCCACCATATATGCATTAACCATGCTGATGAAATCATGCTCGATGAACGCACACTCTACAACTATGTGGACAAGGGTATCTTTACAGCAAAAAATATCGATATGCCAAGAGTTGTACGTATGGGCAGACGTAAAAAGGGAAAAGACCAGTTCAAAGTGGATAAAAAATGCCGAATAGGCCGAACTTATCAAGACTTTCTTAAATTTATGCAAGAGCATCCGGACCTTCCCGTAGTGGAAATGGACACGGTAATAGGAAGAATAGGCGGCAAAGTCCTGCTGACACTGCATTTTACTGTCCCACAGCTCATGCTCGCATTCATTAGAGATGCTAATACCTCCCAATCTGTCATTGATATCTTTGATCAGCTTTACCTGGAACTAGGCCCGGATACCTTCCGCAAATTGTTCCCGGTATTACTTTGTGACAACGGCAGTGAGTTCTCGAATCCGTCCGCTATTGAATTCGATTCACATGGGCAACGCAGAACCTGTGTATTCTACTGTAATCCGCTGGCTCCTTACCAGAAAGGCGCAGCAGAAAACAACCATGCTTTGATTAGACGCATTATCCCAAAGGGTACTTCTCTTGATGAGTTTACTCAGCGGGACATAACTCTTATGATGAACCATATCAACTCGTACAGTCGACTGAATCTCGGGGATAAAACCCCTTATTGGGCTTTTGGATTGCTCTACGGGGAAGAAATATTAAGAAGGATGAATGTAGAACTCATCCCGACAGATAATGTCACCCTGCATTCATCCCTTCTTAAGAAATAA
- a CDS encoding sodium/proline symporter, which translates to MSESMQIFVAMCLYMALVIGIGIYYSKRANESSENYFLGGRSLGPWITAMSAEASDMSGWLLMGLPGVAYWCGLSDAAWTAIGLGIGTYVNWLVVAKRLRNYSAIAGDSITIPDFFSNRFKENRKIIMTLSALFILVFFTVYASSCFVTVGKLFSTLLDIKYQYMMIAGALFVVIYTVLGGFLAESASDFMQAVVMIFALVTVLLTGIWNAGGISAVIENSKQIPGFFELFGIAQPKLVDGVQQIGEAGRPLFGEAGNYGFLTIISTMSWGLGYFGVPQVLLRFMAIKNSGDLGKSRKIATAWCFISLFAAVAIGIIGRALYPDALLTKSLSENIFILMSTNLLPSLIAGVVMAGILAATISSSDSYLLIAASAVSKNIFQGVIKKDATDKQVMIVSRIILLIITLVGIIIALDENSVIFTVVAFAWAGFGATFGPIMLFSLFWKRTTRAGAIAGMLAGAGMVFLWKLVLSPMGGIFGIYELLPAFIFSSIVIFLVSYISGEPSKEIQEEFEQAKAC; encoded by the coding sequence ATGAGCGAAAGCATGCAGATTTTTGTAGCCATGTGCTTGTATATGGCACTGGTGATTGGCATTGGAATATATTATTCAAAACGGGCCAATGAAAGCAGCGAGAATTATTTTTTAGGTGGCAGGTCATTAGGGCCGTGGATCACGGCTATGAGCGCAGAAGCATCGGATATGAGCGGTTGGCTCTTGATGGGGCTTCCCGGGGTTGCATACTGGTGTGGTTTGAGTGATGCGGCATGGACAGCGATAGGCTTGGGAATAGGCACATATGTTAATTGGTTGGTTGTGGCCAAAAGGCTTCGCAATTATTCGGCAATTGCAGGGGATTCAATTACTATTCCTGACTTTTTCAGCAACCGTTTCAAGGAAAACAGAAAGATCATTATGACGCTCTCAGCTCTTTTTATTTTGGTGTTTTTTACAGTTTATGCGTCCAGCTGTTTTGTTACGGTGGGAAAGCTTTTCAGCACATTGTTAGATATAAAATACCAATATATGATGATAGCAGGTGCGTTGTTTGTTGTTATTTATACGGTTTTAGGTGGTTTTCTGGCGGAGAGCGCATCGGATTTTATGCAGGCCGTGGTTATGATTTTTGCACTGGTAACCGTACTTTTAACTGGTATCTGGAATGCCGGAGGTATTTCGGCTGTTATAGAAAATTCCAAGCAGATTCCGGGGTTTTTTGAACTGTTTGGAATTGCACAACCTAAGCTTGTCGATGGAGTACAGCAGATAGGTGAAGCAGGCCGGCCTCTGTTCGGAGAAGCCGGAAACTATGGATTTTTAACAATTATATCTACCATGTCCTGGGGATTGGGATATTTTGGTGTTCCCCAGGTATTATTGAGGTTCATGGCAATTAAAAATTCCGGCGATCTCGGAAAATCCAGAAAGATTGCAACAGCATGGTGCTTTATATCCCTTTTTGCTGCTGTAGCAATAGGAATAATAGGTAGAGCACTATATCCTGATGCCCTGCTTACCAAAAGCTTGTCGGAAAATATATTCATACTTATGTCAACAAACCTGCTGCCTTCCTTGATTGCAGGAGTTGTAATGGCAGGAATTCTGGCAGCAACCATCAGTTCATCGGATTCCTATTTGCTTATAGCAGCTTCTGCTGTTTCCAAGAATATCTTTCAGGGAGTCATAAAAAAGGATGCAACTGATAAGCAGGTTATGATAGTATCGAGGATTATACTACTCATAATAACTTTGGTTGGGATAATAATCGCCCTGGATGAAAACAGTGTCATATTTACGGTGGTTGCCTTTGCATGGGCTGGCTTCGGAGCCACCTTTGGACCTATAATGCTTTTCTCACTGTTCTGGAAGAGGACAACCAGAGCGGGTGCAATTGCAGGTATGCTGGCCGGAGCTGGAATGGTATTCCTCTGGAAGCTGGTTTTAAGTCCCATGGGTGGAATTTTTGGTATCTATGAATTACTGCCGGCTTTCATATTCTCCTCAATTGTTATTTTCTTAGTTTCTTATATAAGTGGAGAACCGTCCAAGGAAATACAGGAGGAGTTTGAGCAGGCAAAGGCATGCTAA
- the thiT gene encoding energy-coupled thiamine transporter ThiT: MFKIVIQEEILELLNAKSIATIVTLAALAIILVVISKRTAYNTKTLAYGAVAVAAAFLLSYIKLFELPTGGTITIASMLPIFVFSYIYGPRAGILAGLVYGILQLVQGAYVVHWAQMLLDYPIAFAVLGLAGLFKRNIYLGAAVGGTARFISHFLTGVIFFGEFAPEGQSVWLYSLTYNLSYMLPDTLICIGLLLIPSLKAAINRIRKEATA, translated from the coding sequence ATGTTCAAAATTGTTATTCAGGAAGAGATTTTAGAACTTCTCAATGCAAAGTCCATTGCAACAATTGTTACTCTCGCAGCCCTTGCGATAATACTTGTTGTAATCAGCAAAAGAACGGCATATAACACGAAAACGCTGGCGTATGGAGCCGTAGCAGTAGCGGCCGCATTTCTTCTTTCTTACATAAAGCTCTTTGAGTTGCCGACAGGTGGAACTATTACCATAGCCAGTATGCTTCCAATCTTTGTTTTTTCATACATATATGGCCCCAGAGCTGGTATTCTCGCCGGACTGGTTTATGGTATACTTCAGCTGGTTCAGGGTGCCTATGTAGTTCATTGGGCGCAGATGCTGCTGGATTATCCGATAGCATTTGCTGTGTTGGGTTTGGCAGGCCTGTTTAAAAGGAACATTTACCTGGGAGCCGCTGTGGGAGGAACAGCAAGATTTATTAGTCACTTTCTCACCGGAGTAATTTTCTTTGGAGAGTTTGCTCCGGAAGGCCAGAGTGTATGGCTTTATTCTCTGACATATAATTTGTCATATATGCTTCCGGATACACTGATTTGCATTGGATTACTGCTTATACCGAGCTTAAAGGCTGCCATAAACCGAATAAGGAAAGAAGCGACAGCTTAA
- a CDS encoding sugar phosphate isomerase/epimerase family protein, whose amino-acid sequence MAKSNIAAQLYTLRDFCRTPEDIAKTFKKVKEIGYEAVQVSGMGPIAPDQLKKIADDNGLEICATHIGYQRLKDDIEGVIADHKLWNCKYVGLGSMPEEYRSSKEGFIRFAKEASVIAKKLQEAGLSFVYHNHDFEFIKFDGKIGLDIIFEESDKSAFNAEIDTYWVQSGGSDPAAWIRKMKGRMDIVHLKDMVMDIKKGRIMAEVGEGNLNWPAILDACREIGIKWYIVEQDVCQRDPFESLAISLENLKKMGLQ is encoded by the coding sequence ATGGCAAAGTCAAATATAGCAGCCCAGTTGTATACTTTAAGGGATTTTTGCAGAACCCCTGAAGATATAGCTAAAACCTTTAAAAAGGTAAAAGAAATAGGCTATGAAGCTGTACAGGTGTCAGGAATGGGTCCGATTGCTCCTGATCAGCTGAAAAAAATCGCCGATGACAATGGACTGGAGATATGTGCAACCCACATAGGTTATCAACGCTTGAAGGATGATATCGAAGGTGTCATAGCAGATCACAAGCTTTGGAACTGCAAGTATGTTGGATTGGGTTCGATGCCGGAAGAATACCGCTCTTCAAAGGAAGGATTTATCCGGTTTGCAAAAGAGGCTTCTGTAATAGCAAAAAAGCTTCAGGAAGCAGGTTTATCCTTTGTATATCACAATCATGATTTTGAGTTTATAAAATTTGACGGCAAAATTGGGCTGGATATAATCTTCGAAGAGAGCGATAAAAGCGCTTTCAATGCAGAAATAGATACTTACTGGGTACAGAGCGGTGGTTCTGATCCTGCAGCCTGGATCAGAAAGATGAAAGGCCGAATGGATATAGTTCACTTGAAGGACATGGTAATGGATATTAAGAAGGGAAGGATAATGGCCGAAGTTGGCGAGGGAAACCTGAACTGGCCTGCAATTCTTGATGCCTGCAGGGAAATCGGAATCAAATGGTACATTGTGGAGCAGGATGTATGCCAGAGGGATCCTTTTGAAAGCCTGGCCATCAGCTTAGAAAACCTGAAAAAGATGGGTTTGCAATAG
- a CDS encoding glutamine synthetase produces MSNVMEEFNESELLYIIPPEKHSKEDIISLIGAHPEIKFVSFVGVDLRGNDTDEKIPVKNFIDDIDEFLNGGVQTDGSSVVLPGIATLNDGKVDLVADISVKWFVDYNYEHIDFETKKPVGTLRIPSFLVHNGRRVDSRSILQKSVDYFSSEILKILKSNPKTAEELGINIDDIQEIRLTSATELEFWVKTPGDRAEYEELSASQMLQEQYWKRTKGTVRTALEKSLLLMERYGLEPEMGHKEVGGVKAQIGGEGRLNHIMEQLEIDWKYALALQAADNELIARILIKETFRRHGLEVTFMAKPIEGVAGSGEHTHVNVTAKLKNGKMVNLFAPRDMRKDFLNTVGWGALMGLLKNYEAVNPFIASSNDALNRLKPGFEAPICIVASIGKNAETPSRNRTVLVGLVKDNSNPMSLRFEVRSPNPHTNTYLALAAIYQAMLDGIRYAVSSGKTSKELEKEFTKEPGEHSDYLETDRAYRSEEDVFEHYTEEERNRLFGVPPATVWENLCNLQKYADKAAVLEQGGVFEKDILESYVKAARIQWTMELCERIINENAELVRSCVKLHKGREFNDYDEEIWTRINNLRHYLMKSSLREDSLFAEIRKNMDAGNYDEVSRLQLEMAEKIRELKKLYTEYKRNILDIEP; encoded by the coding sequence ATGAGCAACGTTATGGAAGAGTTTAATGAATCGGAATTACTATATATAATACCGCCGGAAAAGCACTCTAAGGAGGATATAATTTCTCTCATAGGAGCGCATCCGGAAATTAAATTTGTTTCCTTTGTGGGAGTAGACCTTAGAGGAAATGATACCGATGAAAAAATCCCGGTCAAGAATTTTATTGATGATATTGATGAATTTTTAAACGGGGGAGTGCAGACCGACGGTTCCAGCGTGGTGCTGCCAGGTATTGCCACCCTGAACGACGGAAAGGTTGACCTTGTAGCCGACATTTCAGTTAAATGGTTTGTGGATTATAATTATGAACATATTGATTTTGAAACTAAAAAGCCGGTAGGCACTTTGAGGATTCCTTCTTTTCTTGTACATAACGGCAGAAGGGTAGATTCCAGGTCCATTCTGCAAAAATCGGTGGATTATTTCAGCAGTGAAATTCTCAAAATCCTAAAAAGCAATCCGAAAACTGCCGAAGAACTCGGCATAAATATTGATGATATACAGGAAATACGGCTTACATCGGCCACAGAACTGGAGTTTTGGGTTAAGACTCCCGGGGATAGGGCTGAATACGAAGAATTGTCAGCATCCCAGATGCTCCAGGAGCAGTATTGGAAAAGGACAAAGGGCACAGTACGGACCGCTTTGGAAAAGTCCCTGCTTTTGATGGAAAGATACGGACTGGAACCGGAAATGGGCCATAAGGAAGTAGGTGGGGTTAAGGCGCAAATCGGTGGTGAGGGCAGGCTCAACCACATCATGGAGCAGTTGGAGATTGACTGGAAGTATGCTTTGGCTCTGCAGGCTGCAGATAATGAGCTCATTGCCAGGATTTTGATAAAGGAAACCTTCCGAAGGCACGGACTGGAAGTCACCTTCATGGCCAAGCCCATAGAAGGTGTGGCAGGAAGCGGGGAGCATACCCATGTCAATGTGACGGCAAAGCTGAAAAATGGCAAAATGGTAAATCTGTTTGCTCCCAGGGACATGAGGAAGGATTTTCTCAATACCGTTGGATGGGGAGCTTTGATGGGTCTGTTGAAGAATTATGAAGCGGTAAATCCGTTCATAGCCTCCAGCAATGACGCTCTAAACCGTTTGAAGCCAGGGTTTGAAGCTCCAATATGTATTGTTGCCTCCATAGGCAAGAACGCTGAAACTCCCTCCAGAAACAGGACGGTTTTGGTAGGGCTTGTTAAAGATAATTCCAATCCCATGTCGCTGAGATTTGAGGTTAGGTCGCCTAATCCTCATACCAATACATATCTGGCATTGGCGGCAATTTACCAGGCCATGCTGGATGGGATCAGATACGCGGTATCCTCAGGCAAAACGTCTAAAGAGCTGGAAAAGGAATTTACCAAAGAGCCGGGAGAACACAGCGATTATCTTGAAACCGATAGAGCCTACAGAAGTGAAGAGGATGTATTCGAACACTATACTGAGGAGGAGAGGAACAGGCTGTTTGGGGTGCCTCCCGCTACAGTGTGGGAAAACCTCTGCAATCTGCAAAAATACGCAGATAAAGCTGCCGTATTGGAGCAAGGAGGAGTGTTTGAAAAAGACATACTGGAGTCTTATGTCAAGGCTGCCAGAATCCAGTGGACGATGGAACTGTGTGAGCGAATAATAAACGAAAATGCCGAGCTGGTAAGAAGCTGCGTAAAGCTTCATAAAGGCAGAGAATTTAATGATTATGATGAAGAAATCTGGACCAGGATAAATAATCTCAGGCATTACCTTATGAAGAGCTCTCTGAGGGAGGATTCCTTGTTCGCTGAGATAAGGAAGAACATGGATGCTGGAAATTATGATGAAGTGTCCCGGTTGCAGTTGGAGATGGCTGAGAAGATACGAGAGCTTAAAAAGCTGTATACGGAGTATAAGAGAAACATACTGGATATTGAGCCATAG
- the uvrB gene encoding excinuclease ABC subunit UvrB: MPEFKIVSDYKPCGDQPQAIDKLVHGLNMGYKHQTLLGVTGSGKTFTMANVIERVQKPTLVIAHNKTLAAQLYSEFKEFFPNNAVEYFVSYYDYYQPEAYIPSTDTYIEKDASINDEIDKLRHSATAALFERRDVIIVASVSCIYGLGDPEDYKNLMVSLRPGMIKDRDEVIRKLVEIQYERNEIDFKRGKFRVRGDVLEVFPAGSSEKVLRIEFFGDEIERITEVDSLTGEIIGLRSHVAIFPASHYATTREKMEHAVKTIEQELEERLRELKSQGKLLEAQRLEQRTRYDLEMMQEVGFCQGIENYSRHISGRTPGSPPYTLIDYFPEDYLLIIDESHVSVPQIGAMYNGDRSRKQSLVDFGFRLPSAFDNRPLKFSEFEERVNQVIYVSATPAEYERKHSTQIVEQIIRPTGLVDPEVVVKPVKGQIDDLIGEINERIAKNERVLVTTLTKRMAEDLTDYLKELDFKVKYLHSDIDTLERVEIIRDLRLGVFDVLVGINLLREGLDLPEVSLVAILDADKEGFLRSETSLIQTIGRAARNVEGKVIMYADEITDSMRRAISETNRRRTIQMKYNEEHGIVPKSVTKGIRDKIEATKVSEEAETYTVQDTVEDMSMEDIQKAIDRLTKEMKNAAADLQFEKAAQLRDRILELKQKIL; this comes from the coding sequence ATGCCTGAGTTTAAAATTGTTTCTGATTACAAACCTTGCGGAGACCAGCCGCAAGCTATAGACAAGCTTGTCCACGGCTTGAATATGGGCTATAAGCATCAGACTCTGCTGGGGGTTACCGGTTCCGGTAAAACTTTTACCATGGCCAATGTCATAGAAAGGGTTCAAAAGCCGACCCTGGTGATTGCCCATAACAAGACCCTGGCAGCACAGCTGTACAGTGAATTCAAGGAGTTCTTTCCTAACAATGCTGTTGAATATTTTGTAAGCTACTATGACTATTATCAGCCTGAAGCATATATACCATCCACCGACACATATATTGAGAAGGATGCTTCTATCAATGATGAGATAGACAAGCTGAGGCATTCGGCGACAGCAGCGCTTTTTGAAAGAAGGGATGTCATTATTGTTGCCAGCGTATCCTGCATTTATGGCCTGGGTGATCCTGAAGATTATAAAAACCTTATGGTGTCTCTCCGGCCGGGAATGATAAAGGACAGGGATGAAGTAATACGCAAGCTGGTGGAGATTCAATATGAAAGAAATGAGATAGATTTCAAACGAGGCAAGTTCAGGGTAAGGGGAGATGTGCTGGAAGTATTTCCAGCCGGCTCCTCCGAAAAGGTGCTGCGCATAGAATTCTTTGGTGATGAAATAGAGAGGATCACTGAGGTTGATTCCCTGACAGGGGAGATAATCGGTTTAAGATCCCATGTGGCGATTTTTCCCGCATCCCACTATGCTACCACAAGAGAAAAAATGGAACATGCTGTAAAAACTATAGAGCAGGAACTGGAAGAAAGGCTCCGGGAGCTAAAGAGCCAGGGTAAGCTGCTGGAAGCTCAGAGGCTTGAGCAAAGGACGCGGTATGATCTGGAAATGATGCAGGAGGTAGGCTTCTGTCAGGGCATAGAAAACTACTCCCGGCATATCAGCGGAAGAACTCCGGGAAGCCCGCCTTATACACTTATTGACTATTTCCCTGAGGATTATCTTTTAATAATCGACGAATCCCATGTCAGCGTACCTCAGATAGGTGCCATGTATAACGGGGACAGATCGAGGAAGCAGTCTCTGGTGGATTTCGGATTCAGGCTGCCTTCGGCTTTTGACAACCGGCCTTTGAAATTTTCGGAATTTGAGGAAAGGGTTAACCAGGTCATATATGTAAGCGCTACTCCGGCGGAATACGAACGGAAGCATTCTACGCAGATAGTGGAGCAGATAATCAGGCCGACGGGACTGGTGGATCCTGAGGTGGTTGTAAAACCGGTCAAGGGTCAGATTGATGATCTGATCGGTGAAATTAACGAAAGAATTGCCAAAAATGAAAGGGTGCTGGTTACTACCCTTACCAAGCGAATGGCTGAGGATCTGACCGACTATTTGAAGGAGCTGGATTTTAAAGTCAAGTACCTTCATTCTGATATAGATACCTTGGAAAGGGTTGAAATCATAAGAGATTTAAGGCTGGGGGTTTTTGATGTTCTGGTGGGAATAAACCTTCTGAGAGAGGGTCTGGACCTGCCGGAGGTATCCCTGGTGGCGATACTGGATGCCGACAAGGAAGGCTTTCTGCGCTCCGAGACCTCTCTTATACAGACAATAGGAAGGGCTGCGAGGAATGTTGAAGGCAAGGTGATAATGTACGCCGATGAGATAACCGATTCCATGAGAAGGGCAATAAGCGAAACCAACAGAAGAAGAACAATACAGATGAAGTATAATGAGGAGCACGGTATTGTGCCAAAATCTGTGACAAAAGGCATCAGGGATAAGATTGAAGCGACGAAGGTGTCCGAGGAAGCCGAAACTTATACAGTTCAGGACACTGTAGAAGATATGAGCATGGAAGATATTCAGAAGGCTATTGACAGGCTGACCAAAGAAATGAAAAATGCTGCAGCGGATTTGCAGTTTGAAAAAGCAGCGCAGTTGAGGGACAGGATTTTGGAGCTGAAGCAGAAAATTCTGTAG
- a CDS encoding putative ABC transporter permease: MFDLTVLGYDLYHLFFYFTIYAFIGWCMETAYVSYLDKRFVNRGFLNGPFCPIYGFGVILIISVLRPVKDNLVLLFLGSFVFTSLLEYFTAFILEKAFNSTWWDYSDKPFNIRGRICLSNSTLWAVLSTIIVRYVQPYTTRLVDQIPHNVGITTLYILLIYFIIDLIFSVISVIGLNIRLKKLYMLSMELQAKLEYVKSATIGKIAELENMLQELKNRYNNLLNRNKLSQIRILKAFPRLKSLKFNNVLNDLKENIKKYSRF, encoded by the coding sequence ATGTTTGATTTGACTGTATTAGGCTATGATCTTTACCACCTTTTTTTTTACTTTACCATTTATGCCTTTATCGGGTGGTGCATGGAAACCGCCTATGTATCTTACCTGGATAAAAGATTCGTCAACAGAGGCTTTTTAAACGGTCCCTTCTGCCCTATTTACGGATTTGGGGTTATCCTTATCATATCAGTATTAAGGCCTGTAAAAGATAACCTTGTATTGCTTTTTCTGGGTTCCTTTGTGTTTACCTCTCTGCTGGAGTATTTTACTGCCTTCATCCTGGAAAAAGCATTCAATAGTACCTGGTGGGACTACAGCGACAAGCCTTTCAATATTCGCGGCAGGATTTGTTTGTCCAACTCAACACTTTGGGCTGTCTTATCAACAATTATCGTAAGGTATGTACAGCCTTATACAACCCGGTTGGTGGATCAAATTCCTCATAATGTCGGTATTACCACGCTTTATATATTGTTAATTTATTTCATCATTGACTTGATTTTTTCCGTGATATCAGTCATAGGATTAAATATCAGATTAAAAAAGCTGTATATGCTGTCCATGGAACTGCAGGCAAAGTTGGAATATGTGAAAAGTGCCACCATTGGAAAAATAGCTGAACTGGAAAACATGCTGCAGGAACTTAAGAACAGATACAATAATCTCCTCAACAGGAACAAGCTTTCTCAGATTAGAATTTTGAAAGCTTTTCCCAGATTGAAGTCCTTAAAATTCAACAATGTTCTGAATGATTTAAAGGAGAACATAAAAAAATACAGCAGGTTTTGA
- a CDS encoding GerAB/ArcD/ProY family transporter, with protein sequence MEKELITNKQGIMMTILFVLGSNLLLGIAEEAKRDSWIAALLSIIMAVPALLAYSRILSNFPGKNLFEILQMVFGRFFGGVISILYIWYAFHLGSLVVRNFSEFINVIALPETPELFIVIVFMLLCIWAVKDGIELLGKWSEFFTHLVIFFIIALVLLSIPNMEINNILPIMYNGPKPVIKGAISGFAFPFAETVIFTMVFGALKDKSSPYRILLTGMLVGGVILTIVALMNILVLGEKFMSILYFSTYSSIRTVNVGGFIQRVEGSVAISFMIAGFVKVCVCLLAACKGLAKVLKIESYRVIVTPVALLMAEVAYVNYISITAMIDWNYRVYNIYALPFQVLLPIIILIGSEIKIRRSKKA encoded by the coding sequence ATGGAAAAGGAATTGATAACCAATAAACAAGGAATTATGATGACAATACTTTTTGTTTTGGGAAGCAATCTGCTGCTGGGGATTGCAGAAGAAGCAAAGCGGGATTCCTGGATTGCGGCTCTGCTGTCCATCATTATGGCAGTTCCTGCATTGCTGGCTTATTCCAGGATTCTGTCAAACTTTCCGGGAAAAAATCTCTTTGAAATTTTGCAGATGGTTTTCGGACGGTTTTTTGGAGGTGTAATATCCATCCTATATATATGGTATGCCTTCCACCTGGGCTCACTGGTCGTCCGAAACTTCAGCGAATTTATAAATGTCATTGCTCTTCCCGAGACTCCGGAATTGTTTATCGTAATAGTTTTCATGCTGCTGTGCATATGGGCGGTAAAGGACGGTATTGAGCTTCTTGGGAAGTGGTCGGAATTCTTTACTCATCTCGTTATCTTTTTTATTATAGCTCTTGTTTTGCTCAGTATACCAAATATGGAGATAAACAACATCCTGCCCATAATGTATAATGGACCAAAGCCGGTAATAAAAGGTGCGATTTCAGGATTTGCATTTCCTTTCGCCGAGACAGTGATATTTACAATGGTATTTGGAGCTCTTAAAGATAAAAGCTCTCCCTACAGAATTCTTCTTACGGGAATGCTGGTAGGAGGGGTAATTCTTACCATTGTTGCTCTGATGAATATCCTTGTTCTAGGGGAAAAATTCATGTCAATCCTATACTTCTCAACATATTCATCCATAAGGACGGTTAATGTCGGCGGCTTCATCCAAAGGGTAGAAGGATCAGTGGCTATTTCATTCATGATCGCAGGATTTGTTAAAGTATGTGTGTGTTTGCTGGCTGCCTGTAAAGGCCTGGCAAAAGTGCTGAAAATTGAAAGTTATAGAGTTATAGTCACACCTGTTGCTTTGCTGATGGCAGAAGTAGCCTATGTCAACTATATAAGCATAACGGCAATGATAGATTGGAATTATCGTGTATACAACATTTATGCACTTCCGTTTCAAGTCCTTCTTCCCATAATAATACTTATTGGCAGTGAAATAAAGATCAGGAGAAGTAAAAAAGCTTGA